From Varibaculum massiliense, a single genomic window includes:
- a CDS encoding redoxin domain-containing protein, with translation MAPDWSGIAFHNDSFVDVSSEDYRDKWAIMFFYPADFSYVCPTELEDLADNYAQLQRMGVEVYSVSTDKHHSHKAWHKTSKRIQKISFPMVADPTGKISRAFEALDEESGCAYRCTFLIDPSGIIQYVETTSDAVGRSAGELLRKVRAAQYIYDHPDEVCPANWDLGESTITPTFDLSGKL, from the coding sequence GTGGCGCCGGACTGGTCCGGGATAGCTTTCCATAACGACTCATTTGTCGACGTATCCAGCGAGGATTACCGTGATAAATGGGCAATAATGTTCTTCTATCCGGCGGATTTTTCCTACGTTTGCCCCACTGAACTAGAGGATTTGGCAGACAACTATGCCCAGTTGCAGCGGATGGGGGTAGAGGTCTATTCAGTTTCTACCGATAAACATCACTCCCATAAGGCCTGGCATAAAACCTCGAAACGGATTCAAAAAATTTCCTTCCCCATGGTAGCCGACCCTACCGGCAAAATCTCGCGTGCCTTCGAGGCCTTGGACGAAGAATCCGGCTGTGCCTATCGCTGCACTTTCTTGATTGATCCCAGCGGGATTATTCAATACGTAGAAACCACTTCCGATGCAGTCGGACGCAGCGCCGGGGAACTGCTGCGGAAAGTGCGGGCGGCACAATATATTTACGACCACCCGGATGAAGTTTGTCCCGCGAACTGGGATTTGGGCGAAAGCACGATTACTCCTACTTTTGATCTGTCCGGAAAGCTATAA